One Aegilops tauschii subsp. strangulata cultivar AL8/78 chromosome 2, Aet v6.0, whole genome shotgun sequence genomic window, CCTCGCGTGCCTTGTCAGTCTGTCATGGAGTACGACCATGGACTGGCCGTGCCCTCTACTCCTCTATATATACTTGACCAAGGGAAGACACCAACATAGTTTCTGAGTTCTGACTTCTGGCCACTACATCATCCATCACAGCCACCAGTCGATCCTAGGTAACTATCTAGCAGAGCTTGTATCGAGAAAATCGATCTGATGGGGAGGTCGCCGTCCTGCAGCCACGACGCGGGCGTGAAGAAAGGGCCATGGACGGAGGAGGAGGACAAGACTTTGGTGGAGTACATCCAGAAGCGCGGCGGGAACGTCGGTAGCTGGCGCGGCCTGCCCAAGGCCGCCGGCCTCAACCGCTGCGGCAAGAGCTGCCGCCTCCGGTGGACCAACTACCTCCGCCCCGACATCAAGCGCGGCAACTTCACCGACGAAGAGGAGCGCCTCATCATCACCTTACACGCCAGCCTTGGCAACAAGTACGTTCTTCACGTCAAGTGCAACTAATCCACACACATAGCTTAGCCGCCATGCCCATGCATGGATTGTCAATTTCCTCCAGCTGGACCTTTTGCCGTAGTTGTTAGTCTTGAAATGACACTCACATGGATAAATTATTGTTGTACGTTAGGTGGTCGACGATCGCGACGCACCTGGAGGGCCGGACGGATAACGAGATCAAGAACTACTGGAACACGCACATCCGCAAGAAGCTCCTACGCATGGGCGTCGACCCAGTGACACATCAGCAGCTGCCACCCGGCCAGAGTCACCACCACCTCAACGCCACCTCCATCGCCCACCACCCCGGGGCGCTCCTTTGCACTGCGGCGGCCACAAGCCTCGGCAGCTTGGACACCGGCGCCCTTATGCAGGCGCAACTTCTACAACAGCTCCTCCAGGCCATCGGATCCAACAATGGCGCCAGCGGCCTCATCATTAACCTAGCTGCAGCAAACGCAATGCTAAACTCAAGCGGTAGCATGGTTCCGAACCTCTTGCAGGAGCAGGACCAGATGAACTGCCTGCAGCCGGGTTACCTCTGCAACACCTCCAACTTTGCAGAGCAACACGTGGCGCAACAGCAGCTGACCAACGACACGTCTCCGGGAACGAGCTCCTTTGCAGCAGCTAAACAGGCTGACCAGCTCTGCAACACTGCAACTTCATTTGCATCGCATGATGTTGCACCCGTGGGTAACTGGTCGCCCGCGCAGGAGTTCAGTGGCTTGCTGGAGCCCATGATGGAGCTGCCCGATCTGTGCTCTCTAGAGAGTGATTCTTTCTGGAAGGACATACTGGAGGACAGCTACCGTTTGTAGATTCCTCCTTCCGGCTGAAACAAATGTGTTGTGTATAATAGTTTTGTACAGCTTTAGATCCATCATAGAGGTGTAGATGGGATGATAAAGCATGCATTGATTTGTTTGTGTGTTCATTGTGCTTCTTCCAATATATTGGTCAGTGAAGTTGAAGGTTGTCCATTGCTGATTTAATATGACTTGTGCTCCTTATGAGTTAAGATGTTGCCAATAAGATGGCAGACAACCGAAACAATTTTGTCGCAATGACTGTGGTGCTTATTAGATAGAATTTGGTTAAGGTTGGAGCTTAGTAATAGATGCTTCAATGGAATGTAATACTGGCTTACACATCCCATGTTAGCTAATAGACGAATGGACCTAAGGTGTCCTAAAAAGCTAGTAGATTTCATTTTCAATGGTTTTTTTAAGGAACCGGTAGGAAAACTATCTTTTCATttttcttgacaaaagatgaattTTATTGGCTCAAAATGAAGCATAAAAAAAATACATAACATAATGAGGATatacccggcctctgcatagttAGGATGCACACAACAACGCCAACTCACACATGCAAAAACCGGACGACAACTAACAAAGTCATAAAAGACCACAACTTTGCGTAGGCGAGAAAACAAACCAAAACAATCAGATCTGCGGTCGGCAAACTACGGTAATGGCCATATCCGCATAAACCGTATGATGACACCAAATGGACGACGACGTCATTCAACAAtaacgccttcaagaagggagcgACACTCAAGCGTCGTCGTCACCAGATCCATCCACAAGGCCagaatctaggttttcaccctgaagaatcAATCTGAGCATATTcaagcaatgccttcaacaaggtaagaACGTACTACGGGAGGGGAGCAGATCCTGCGGCCGCCAACCACCAGCGGGCTTTGCCTGGAGGCGCTAGTCACttgtagaaaacagggctttggttcgggcctggccagcccattagtcccggtccagtcacgaaccgggacccatggggggcatacgtcccggttcgtgagcccagggggccggctggggcctcgtgggcattggtcccggttcctggcacgaactgggaccaataggcctcgctcctggcccacatacattggtcccggttcatggctcGAACCGGACAGAAGGgggagctttagtcccggttcctgccacggaccgggacaaatgagttgcctatatataccccatcgccgcagcagagcactccacagtgctctgttttttctggccggcgaggggagggcatttggatgctctagctcacctcctatgcacatgaggtgttcgatgaaatgcccgagccacactagttaagctttctcctctcgaagctcgacctccaagctccattttcccgAGATTTGcataggtttagcggtccgtcacatcccgtccccgtcttcaccgccgtcgatcgcccgcgccgatctcgtcgccggcaccagcgtggtgagcctcttgttcttatcttctttctgaaagaaaagaattcttactttagatagatacttgtctaattttcttacttttattattgcttgttattatatagtgcgatggttttggtatctgtcgtggaattgtcacggcagatgccctcatgcaaggacttagtcgtggagccatcgcagctaggaagcttaaaggggttaagcgggtcaaggaacacgagggttatactggttcggccccttacgatgaaggtaaaagcctacgtccagttgaggtggtattacttagggtttcgatgaccagggagcttaatcgctatgcctggctctcgatctgttgtctctctcTGAACCACTGCCGGGTtacccctttatatagagaggttgacgcccgcggctctcagagtcccggccggcttataacagtatccggctcggactcttaactactcttgccttacattacaggtcttgccataacggcgggttatcactacgggccttaagccgcctccgggtcttaagcccattattgatccgccatcctcaagcttggtattgggcttcatgtgatgatcattatgacgtaacccggcccctcctgggcgggtgactctaatggttatatcctcaacattaggccccagattgatttgaaccggttcatgtcaatcttcaatccctttgaaagaaaatcttccggcttctgcttgtgcgaaggctataacccgccgtgacgtcatcttctggattcttggtaacccgccgtgacgtcatcttccattaaattcattttttattctgtcatatcccaacggatcttatctttaatgaccatcccgaaaatcgaggcgtttctgtggcgagataatcgcgtcttggcctcctcgtttcttgcGCCCATTtatcagccgtcccttataaataggcccggcccataagccttcgtcactcttctcctccatcgtcttcctcctctgacgctccagagcccgagctccgccgccgccgcgcccctggtcttcgtcaacctcggccgctgcatcaccctgaaccggtccagagaaacggcggcaaCCTCTGCATCTCATCAGTGCCGGTAAGTCCTCGCCACTACATACAGTAGATTCGCATTAGGGTTCTATCGTTCTtcccctgttcttcgtagttcatctcgAGTTCTTCACAGTTCTTCCACCGCGACCCCTTTTGATCCGGAAAACAGGGTAGAACTCCTGCGGTAGTGGTTTCGCACtcatttttatgctagtagatcACTTTTGTCCGCAGAAAGACCTCGTTCTGAgctcatgaacttctctgtatcagctttctaggtctagaatttttttctttttggacgatcgtttgatccaaaataatccctgcaacctgtgaaacctgtttgtacaacacttagacaaaaacctgcatctgttaaccatggcggctcatatctccggcttaaaagaggccatgcgttgtgaaatttccggcttattcatgatagagttttaaacaacttgaattacttatgatatccacaacggcttagataacccgacacacttagccatatatcattaggccccttcataagccgccatcttgaatactggactgaaatcttcctccggcttatatttgaaccggacattttcttttgtcataggctttcgtctttcaccatgccgcccaaggctcccaaggcacccattacgtgcaactgggtgagatccaatgttactgataATACTTTAGATGACtttgtgaagacgggttacctgcctaagaaggaggtcatgtcctatcgtgcccctgacccgtccgaagaaagatctcaaccaagagacggagaggttgttatatttgctgatcacatgagccggggctttgctcctcctggctcaagattcttcagagatgttctgaactttttcgatctgcgacctcaagacattggacccaattccgtgtcgaatatttgtaactttcaagtgttctgtgaggtatatctcggagaagagcccagcctactgctctttagggagctgttttatctgaaccgccagaacgagtgtgccaatgggcctagcttggaacttggcggaatttcaatccaacgacggagagattgcctctttccttatgctgagccgccaagccacccaaaggactggaatcagacatggttctactgccaggatacttctccggctgatgagaaccctctgccgggctttcgcgccctgcgtctggagtcaaaccaccccctgccagacaaattgtctcaagctgagcgtcaaccccttatccccaccatcaacaagatcaaagctcttctgggaaacggccttaacggcgttgatctggtccgggtctggattgcttggcgggttatccctctaagccgccgccccggcttaatgtgtgattacaccggccggaaggatgatcctcttcggcacagccccaacgacttacctgaagacgtcattgatgacatgaccaaatcccttctgaacgagagcttagcagattgCAGGAGGACCGGCTTAAGTCCATTATGCAAAGCTAatccggctccggcggtaagctactgatctgaGCACTTTACCTTTcattttaacaattttcgtctttaacttcaagaaacctttgttgtatttttcaggctaatgataagttctggaaggtcaggtatgaccatgaggctgctaaaaaagccaggaaggctaagaaggccgccaggagagccgctccccgcaagaaggggagtaagcctagcgcctcagacctgcttcagctggatgactcctccgagtcagaggtagcccttgactcctatgctcttctttgttttttttgtttgttcttaaccaccttattgacactgactATTAGCAAgaggacaccggagccagtaacccggtgattgaagaggtaactatactttcctccgactcggaccccttgccaaagctgaaagtccgaagagtaacccgaaaagtaagattttcccatcctttagcttatcaagatcctcaatttcttttgaagcaacagattcatgagagccggaggcaaacccgggccagcaaggatgcagacctctcctccggcttacccgaagcatcaaggaagggccggaccgaggttatctccaacttatatccttttcatcctttggcgggcatcactcgccaaccactcaattcttctgattcaaactatcaggaaacttcaccttcctccggtgactccatgcaatctaacttgccgactttcaagactgcgcccgggtaatgatgatcatcttattttgtgcttatcttactcatgtttttgcactaaccttttgactttcagtgcacaagcaaagcttagcaagagggcaaagaaaaatcacccggtcgaagaaccggtcttgactgaacccaaagcctctgcttctgagccgccgtctgcaccagctccagaaaccaccgctccaactgaacAACAAGCCATGGAGAGTTCTgacaacccggagatccccagctcagctcaaccggccgatgacccggatgtggtgattacccggaccgaatatgttgagccgggaagacccactatgctggccagatgctctgctaaagaagaactgctggagcgccggagggccagactggatatcactgactatgctaacttgagcattggagacattgtttctggttatattggtcaagtgcacaacagccgggacctggagattgacatggtgaagcagatacaacaaaaatctgaggtacaactctcttgcttactccatagtcatccttaccatgctagcccccaagtctattacttatgatagaatatgttgtagacttaacttccggcttaccttcatgaaccggcacttataaatagaatctttcagcatacattagcccccaagtgccaagtgtctttgcttgcaaagtgcttgggactttaatgttgcatgataaccactcaaactgtaacccggaatttgtacaggctgcctgcaagaaatttgaatcggaaatctctgagctgaagaaccacctgaagactcaggaaactgagacccggaaggccaatgccaagtttgagttcagtgttgctgcactagaaaaactgaagaaaaaatttgaaacagaaagaaaaacttGGGCCGACGAGAAGACTgacttgctcagccgggccgaacaagcggaggctgcccttactgaaagaaccgccgaactctccggcttaaaacaccatgtgtcacagatggtctccgcaatcttcggtaagttattctgtaagcttttaacaagtttacattcttcatgtctcataagtcccatcgttgccatcagctcacctgacgttattatgcaggtcccagaagctccaatctgaatcagaacgtgctgaccaagctgaaggcggtttacaccttggtggagcaactctacaccgggtcacaacgtgctttagccgttgtggccctgtccaatgaggttcccactcacctggcagacgtactcaggcggcttgccgtacttccttaacgcttccaagagctgagacgggcttctgcaagagccggagctatagctgctctgagccgggccaaggcgtttctaccagagctagacccggccgacatcgctcttggatatcccagcctgaaggaagacggcaccccctttgatcaaaaagactttgccgcctgtgtgaagagtgttcgcccggtggccaccttgattgggaatgacacagaccttaccaagtatcagccgggctacgacgcggagaatcagaggatcccaactccatgctatgaagcagtcagcctgatccctccgactcgtaagcataccttcgccccagaagttgacccggccgggttaattgatgatgaggctcaatttgaagctttgagcggcattgactggaaatcatcaaccttccaggtcatggaatcagccggaggagcggagagggatgagccgggagcttcaacccaacaagcaccttgatttcttaggcggctcatggttacgccttaaaaacaatgcctcaccttttggaatcggggagtcttg contains:
- the LOC109754761 gene encoding uncharacterized protein gives rise to the protein MGRSPSCSHDAGVKKGPWTEEEDKTLVEYIQKRGGNVGSWRGLPKAAGLNRCGKSCRLRWTNYLRPDIKRGNFTDEEERLIITLHASLGNKWSTIATHLEGRTDNEIKNYWNTHIRKKLLRMGVDPVTHQQLPPGQSHHHLNATSIAHHPGALLCTAAATSLGSLDTGALMQAQLLQQLLQAIGSNNGASGLIINLAAANAMLNSSGSMVPNLLQEQDQMNCLQPGYLCNTSNFAEQHVAQQQLTNDTSPGTSSFAAAKQADQLCNTATSFASHDVAPVGNWSPAQEFSGLLEPMMELPDLCSLESDSFWKDILEDSYRL